One genomic region from Sphingobacterium sp. UGAL515B_05 encodes:
- a CDS encoding NADH:flavin oxidoreductase, with the protein MSIQTLFNPFEYKNLTLKNRFVMAPMTRAFSKDGVPDSAVAGYYERRAAGDVGLILTEGTVIERPSSKNLKDIPNFYGDQALDGWKNIVDAVHEKGGKIAPQLWHVGYTPMQWTPPAAFESPDTMTLADIEATIQAYADAAKSAKDLGFDAFEIHGAHGYLIDQFFWEGMNHRTDEFGGKTIKERSKFAVEVVKAMRKAVGPDFVIILRLSQWKQQDYTAKLAPTPAAMEDWILPLTDAGVDIFHGSQRRYWEPEFEGSDLNFAGWLKKISGQPTITVGSVGLDKDFGEVFTNSEFRSSPASLDELVRRYERGDFDHVAVGRAILQDPNWVKKVQAEKYNELSTFEAKSLASLS; encoded by the coding sequence ATGAGCATACAAACACTTTTTAATCCATTTGAATACAAAAACTTAACGCTCAAAAACCGTTTTGTAATGGCGCCAATGACGCGAGCATTTTCTAAGGATGGGGTTCCCGACAGCGCTGTAGCGGGTTATTACGAGCGTCGTGCCGCGGGGGATGTCGGTTTAATTTTGACGGAAGGTACAGTTATTGAAAGACCTTCATCAAAGAATTTAAAGGATATTCCAAACTTTTACGGTGACCAAGCATTGGACGGCTGGAAAAATATCGTCGACGCTGTGCACGAAAAAGGCGGAAAAATAGCCCCTCAACTATGGCATGTTGGCTATACCCCTATGCAATGGACTCCGCCTGCTGCGTTTGAAAGCCCAGATACAATGACATTAGCGGATATAGAGGCCACAATACAAGCTTATGCTGACGCTGCAAAATCTGCAAAAGACCTCGGTTTTGATGCTTTTGAAATCCACGGGGCCCATGGTTATCTGATTGACCAATTTTTCTGGGAAGGGATGAACCACAGAACAGACGAATTTGGTGGAAAAACAATTAAGGAGCGTTCTAAATTCGCTGTTGAGGTCGTAAAAGCAATGCGAAAAGCGGTCGGACCTGATTTTGTGATTATTCTACGTTTATCACAATGGAAACAGCAGGACTATACAGCCAAGCTTGCTCCTACCCCTGCAGCGATGGAAGATTGGATCCTACCATTGACCGATGCCGGTGTCGACATTTTTCATGGAAGCCAACGTCGTTATTGGGAGCCGGAATTTGAAGGCAGTGACTTAAATTTTGCTGGATGGCTCAAAAAGATTTCAGGACAGCCAACAATCACGGTTGGATCTGTAGGTCTTGACAAAGACTTTGGTGAAGTATTTACCAATTCTGAGTTCAGGTCCTCTCCCGCCTCACTGGACGAACTGGTTCGTCGTTATGAACGTGGCGATTTCGACCATGTAGCAGTAGGCAGAGCCATCTTACAAGACCCCAATTGGGTGAAGAAAGTGCAAGCCGAAAAATACAACGAATTATCGACTTTTGAAGCTAAGAGCTTGGCGAGCTTATCTTAG
- a CDS encoding RNA polymerase sigma factor, with product MKNKVNQEFSKQDFLKSFREGRRDGLQFLYKTFYSPMCYFLEKMNLDKGTIEEIVQDVFLKLWERRIDFDHVESIRGFLYTSCRNAALNMIQQENRIQQKNSFYTSQVDLVDLPISHQMIYMETLRTIHDAIDTLPEQCKQVMRKLIVEDLSPQEAAISLGLTTSTIYNQKKRGIELLRLRLKPDQFFCLLLLLLYY from the coding sequence GTGAAAAACAAGGTAAACCAAGAATTTAGCAAGCAAGATTTTTTAAAATCTTTTCGAGAGGGCAGAAGGGATGGTTTACAGTTTCTGTACAAAACTTTCTATAGTCCAATGTGCTATTTTTTAGAAAAGATGAATCTTGATAAAGGTACCATCGAAGAAATAGTGCAGGATGTATTTTTAAAGCTTTGGGAGCGCCGGATTGATTTTGATCATGTTGAATCAATCCGTGGTTTTCTCTACACAAGCTGTAGAAACGCCGCTTTAAACATGATTCAACAAGAAAATCGGATTCAACAAAAAAACAGTTTTTATACGTCACAGGTTGATCTGGTCGATTTACCGATCAGCCATCAAATGATCTATATGGAAACGCTTCGAACGATCCATGATGCCATTGATACGCTGCCTGAGCAGTGTAAGCAAGTGATGCGTAAGTTGATTGTTGAAGATCTAAGCCCACAGGAAGCAGCAATCTCCTTAGGACTAACCACTAGTACGATCTACAATCAAAAGAAAAGGGGAATTGAACTTTTGAGATTAAGACTCAAGCCTGACCAGTTTTTTTGCCTACTTTTGCTTTTACTCTATTATTAG
- a CDS encoding SMP-30/gluconolactonase/LRE family protein has translation MLAQINNTTAPKLEVAAALGPYRPIGVSVTSNNRLFVSFPKQAKNYQYALTEIINGKPVPYPNEEWNLKGKESSHFVNVQDIFVDTEDNLWVLDSKPSSAGSIFGKDEKSTQGQFKLLKIDTKKNKIEHIYRFDDLDKTKSGLNDMRIDQKRNLAYLSDPGQAAIIILDLKTGQTRKALTGSRFTLADPDIILSYNGIEMRSENGKPFSSNVNGIALSPDFKYLYFKPINQTHLYCIATEFLANKRLTDQELEAKVEDKGEVGITHGLLADIDGNIYLTSSIDYSIKYLNPDGNVNTLVQDSRILWPDSMGIGGDGYLYFSCAQLFKDPQWNKGVDKVELPYYVFKVKLPKF, from the coding sequence ATGCTGGCACAAATCAATAATACTACAGCCCCGAAACTGGAGGTAGCAGCAGCCTTGGGTCCGTACCGTCCGATCGGTGTGAGCGTTACATCCAACAATCGATTATTTGTTTCCTTCCCAAAACAAGCGAAAAATTATCAGTATGCACTTACTGAAATCATCAATGGAAAACCTGTTCCTTATCCAAATGAAGAATGGAATTTAAAAGGAAAAGAGAGTTCCCACTTTGTAAATGTCCAAGATATATTTGTCGATACCGAGGACAATCTCTGGGTATTGGATTCTAAACCATCTTCTGCCGGATCAATTTTTGGAAAAGATGAAAAATCGACTCAAGGCCAATTTAAATTGTTAAAAATCGATACAAAAAAAAATAAAATTGAGCATATTTATCGTTTCGACGACCTTGATAAAACCAAATCAGGTCTAAATGATATGCGCATTGACCAGAAGCGAAATTTAGCCTATCTCTCCGATCCCGGCCAAGCGGCCATCATTATTTTAGACCTCAAAACTGGACAGACTAGAAAGGCTTTAACTGGAAGCCGTTTTACGCTGGCTGATCCTGATATAATATTAAGCTATAATGGTATTGAAATGCGCAGTGAAAATGGAAAGCCTTTTTCTTCCAACGTGAATGGCATAGCATTGAGTCCCGATTTTAAATATTTATATTTCAAACCGATCAATCAAACCCATCTGTATTGTATTGCAACAGAATTTTTAGCAAACAAAAGGCTGACGGATCAAGAATTGGAGGCAAAAGTGGAAGACAAAGGAGAAGTGGGAATCACGCATGGCTTACTAGCAGACATTGATGGAAATATTTACCTAACATCGTCAATAGATTATAGTATTAAATATTTAAATCCTGATGGAAATGTGAATACCCTGGTACAGGACTCCCGAATACTTTGGCCCGATTCTATGGGCATCGGCGGAGACGGATACCTTTATTTCTCTTGTGCACAACTCTTTAAAGACCCACAATGGAATAAAGGAGTTGATAAGGTAGAGTTGCCATATTATGTCTTTAAAGTCAAATTACCGAAATTTTGA
- a CDS encoding helix-turn-helix domain-containing protein, protein MKRTEFKSCSCAMQRSMAILGTRWKPVIIYTLRDRKARFGQLDALIENISRKVLTSSLKELEEDGVILREEYRELPPRVEYSLTEKGKALIPIMCQLAKWNEAYYQEPASTELIA, encoded by the coding sequence ATGAAAAGGACTGAATTTAAAAGTTGTTCCTGCGCCATGCAGCGTTCTATGGCAATTTTAGGTACCCGATGGAAGCCTGTGATTATCTATACTTTGCGCGATCGAAAAGCCAGATTTGGTCAATTGGATGCGCTTATCGAAAACATTTCTCGGAAAGTCCTGACCAGTTCATTAAAAGAATTGGAAGAGGATGGTGTAATTTTGAGAGAAGAGTACAGGGAGCTTCCACCACGTGTAGAGTATTCTTTGACAGAAAAAGGCAAGGCATTAATACCTATTATGTGCCAATTGGCAAAATGGAATGAAGCCTACTACCAAGAGCCTGCGTCAACAGAATTGATCGCGTAG
- a CDS encoding FecR family protein — protein MEQLPQHIIYLLSKSKLEGLRDDEKLQLDLWRSETDANKGLCDLIDNKVQMQADLDGIARYDWEESFALFEQDYLNTSYIKPFYKRMLSYGIAAALIGLLVLFFIHNLSDTVYQETPDKDIQPAQMTGVVRLGDGHSISMVPGDTLLSFASPGKNKAARVGNLFAVTPKGGKMTMVLPDGTKVWMNAKTQLDYYEVDSMREVRLVGEAYFEVAKKHLPWGGEVPKLKPFVVQAGKINISVLGTHFYVKSTKNLEDFRTTLYEGKVRVRQGDRQIILLPGEESYIKLGQIERRIIDLDVRNALKDGYFVFNSETLGVIMDELASWYNVDVVYLDNKIKSEKFEAMLSRDSSLKDIINVLESTGKIKFKFKGKTIYVDKTT, from the coding sequence ATGGAGCAATTACCCCAACATATCATTTATTTACTGAGCAAATCCAAGCTGGAAGGATTGCGCGATGACGAAAAATTGCAGTTGGACTTATGGAGGTCCGAAACGGATGCAAATAAGGGGCTATGTGATCTGATTGACAACAAAGTTCAAATGCAAGCGGATTTAGACGGGATAGCCCGTTATGATTGGGAGGAATCATTTGCCCTCTTTGAACAAGATTACCTCAATACCTCATACATTAAACCTTTTTATAAACGCATGTTATCCTATGGTATCGCTGCGGCGCTGATTGGATTACTCGTGTTGTTTTTTATCCATAATCTTTCGGATACGGTATATCAGGAGACTCCGGATAAAGATATTCAACCCGCTCAAATGACGGGGGTAGTTCGTCTGGGAGATGGACATTCAATTTCGATGGTTCCAGGAGATACTTTATTATCGTTTGCATCACCCGGTAAAAATAAAGCGGCACGAGTGGGTAATTTATTCGCTGTAACACCCAAGGGAGGGAAAATGACCATGGTATTACCTGATGGAACCAAAGTGTGGATGAATGCCAAAACGCAGTTAGATTACTATGAAGTAGATAGCATGCGGGAAGTTCGTCTAGTGGGAGAGGCTTACTTCGAAGTTGCCAAGAAACATTTGCCATGGGGAGGTGAGGTCCCAAAACTGAAACCTTTCGTGGTGCAAGCAGGGAAGATCAATATTTCCGTATTAGGGACACATTTTTATGTGAAATCAACCAAGAATCTAGAAGACTTTAGAACGACATTATACGAAGGTAAAGTTCGGGTTCGACAGGGCGACAGGCAAATTATACTGTTGCCAGGGGAAGAATCTTATATCAAACTTGGGCAGATCGAACGACGAATAATTGATCTTGACGTGCGTAATGCATTGAAAGACGGATATTTTGTGTTCAATTCGGAGACTTTAGGGGTTATTATGGATGAGTTGGCATCCTGGTATAACGTAGATGTCGTCTATCTTGATAACAAAATAAAATCGGAAAAATTTGAAGCGATGTTGTCGCGTGACAGCAGCCTGAAAGATATCATCAACGTACTGGAGAGTACAGGAAAAATTAAGTTTAAATTTAAAGGAAAGACCATTTATGTAGACAAAACAACCTAA
- a CDS encoding DUF72 domain-containing protein — translation MERLYFTGTSGILLPYKNKSYYPEEFQDKSRLAVYSLLFNSLEVNSSFYKIPREETVRRWSEETTDNFRFTFKLWKGITHQKELKFDPQDVARFLSVIDAVGQKKGCLLIQLPPSFKFASIGLLAELLDCIAQNNRSEGWSICVEFRDPVWYREETSELLKSFNMNLVIHDKNMQGMRLQYADANANIIYMRFHGPNGDYKGSYTDNILFEYSTYINDWIAEGKEVYTYFNNTIGAALSNLNTLAKYITASKIFPA, via the coding sequence ATGGAAAGATTATATTTTACTGGAACGAGCGGTATCCTTTTGCCTTACAAGAATAAAAGCTACTATCCTGAGGAGTTTCAGGATAAAAGTCGATTGGCTGTATATAGCTTATTATTTAATTCATTGGAAGTAAACAGCTCTTTTTATAAAATTCCCAGAGAAGAAACCGTCAGAAGATGGTCCGAAGAAACGACCGATAATTTTCGTTTTACGTTTAAACTATGGAAAGGAATTACACATCAAAAAGAACTCAAATTTGATCCACAGGATGTCGCCAGATTTCTATCCGTTATTGACGCTGTCGGCCAAAAGAAAGGGTGTTTGCTCATACAATTACCACCATCTTTTAAATTTGCTTCTATTGGATTGCTTGCTGAATTGCTGGATTGTATTGCTCAGAACAATAGAAGTGAAGGGTGGTCGATCTGTGTAGAATTTAGGGATCCCGTTTGGTATAGGGAAGAAACTTCTGAACTGTTAAAATCTTTTAATATGAATCTGGTTATTCATGATAAGAATATGCAAGGTATGCGTCTTCAATACGCAGATGCAAATGCAAACATAATCTATATGCGATTCCATGGCCCAAATGGTGACTATAAAGGTAGCTATACGGACAACATATTGTTTGAATACAGCACCTATATTAACGACTGGATTGCAGAGGGAAAAGAAGTCTATACTTATTTTAATAATACAATCGGAGCGGCACTTTCTAATCTGAATACATTAGCCAAGTATATCACAGCGAGTAAAATATTTCCTGCTTAA
- a CDS encoding alpha/beta hydrolase codes for MKITATKVYVISGLGVDQRVFSKIDFGSLDITYLDWITPNPNEPLSIYAKRISAKITAEQPILIGLSFGGMLAMEIAKIITVQRVILLASAKGRHELPILYRLAGRLKLNVFVPNSLLKTHSFLSDYFFGIRRKEDSLLLKQILKDTDPIFMAWAIHQILQWKNNSVPDNLIHIHGSSDRIIPIKNVKPNFIIKGAGHFMTVTHAQEVEKLLQEICS; via the coding sequence ATGAAAATCACTGCAACCAAAGTATATGTCATCAGCGGTTTGGGTGTAGATCAACGTGTATTCAGCAAGATAGACTTTGGCTCGCTTGATATAACCTATCTGGATTGGATTACACCAAATCCTAATGAACCACTATCTATTTATGCAAAAAGAATATCTGCTAAAATTACCGCAGAGCAACCCATCCTTATTGGGCTTTCTTTCGGCGGAATGCTTGCAATGGAAATTGCCAAAATTATAACTGTTCAACGGGTTATTCTGCTAGCTTCGGCCAAAGGACGACATGAATTACCCATACTGTATCGATTAGCGGGTAGACTCAAGCTGAACGTGTTTGTCCCTAATTCATTGCTCAAGACCCATAGCTTTCTGTCGGATTATTTTTTTGGTATACGCCGCAAGGAAGATTCTTTACTGCTAAAACAAATCCTAAAGGATACAGATCCAATCTTTATGGCCTGGGCAATACATCAAATTCTACAATGGAAAAACAATTCGGTTCCGGACAATTTAATTCATATACACGGTAGTAGCGATCGTATTATCCCCATCAAAAATGTAAAGCCCAACTTTATCATCAAGGGTGCGGGACATTTTATGACGGTCACTCATGCCCAGGAAGTTGAAAAACTCTTGCAAGAAATTTGTTCGTAA